A window of Passer domesticus isolate bPasDom1 chromosome 11, bPasDom1.hap1, whole genome shotgun sequence genomic DNA:
CGCTTCACCTTCTGCAGCCTTTCTTCTGAAGTCGGTGAGGGAACTGGCTCCTGGCTGGCCTGGAAATGGAAGTCAGGGCTGTGAACTGCGTAAATGAAACGTCTTAAAAATGTTGTGAACAGGGAACATAATTTAAGGAAATTGGAGATTATTGCATGTTACTCTAAGTATCTCTTAGCCCTAACAAAAAGGGTTGAATGCAATTTCATGAGGAGGAAATACAGCACAGTAGTTAGAGTGCTCAGTGTTTGACATTTGGGCTTGGCTGTCTAAAATCAGTTGCTGATAGGTCTTGAACAAAATGTTGGTGCTGCTTGTGCTTCAGTTCTTTGGAGCTCATGGATAATAACAGTGAGTTCTGTCAGGTGTTAGACCTGCAGATGAAGATACACCCATTTTGAATATTAACTTCATTCTGTATTCATTAGGTGCTctgttttctttaatgaaaGGGTACAGGTTGAAATCAAAGTTCAgtgtttgcattttaaaatctaaaattttATTCTACGTTCCTGTTACTGAGAATGCCAATTATGCAGCTAACTCTTATTGTTCTAGGCAGGTGTAAATTCCCACACCAGAAGGTCCATTTGCATATGTAGATCTGCTTCTGTTCACTGCAGAAAATGATCTATGAGGTGTACTGTGCATCACATACTAGTGGGTGAGGACCATACCACACTTTTCAGCACTCATTTACCATAAAGGGCAGTCTAAATAGAATGCCAAGGCTCATTTACCTGAAACACAAATCTGTCTGAACTAGGGTGTTGTGGGATGTAGTCTCCTAACTTGGTGGCTTTTGTCCTTTATATATTCACTGATATGTAGCTGTATTATGATTATCAGTGCATCTGGAAACCCCTACACCTAAAATCCTGGTAGTGGTAGGTTATAAGAATTTATGTTTAAAATGCTATACTTGTGAAAGCTGACTTAACTTCCCCCTCTTGTTTTCTTACAGGTATCTCCAACCAGGAATCATGAACTGGCACTTTTCGCTCCTCTTTGTTCTTGGGACTTTAATGTCTGTATGTTCCCAGTTCAGTTTTTATCCTCTGGAGGAGCTTAGCTCCGATGTTGGAATCCAGGTCTTCAATCAAATAGTGAAAGCTAAGCCTCAGGACAATGTTGTTGTTTCTCCTCACGGGATTGCATCTGTCCTGGGGGTGTTGCAGCTGGGAGCTGATGGCAAGACAAAGAAGCAGCTGACAACTATGATGAGATACAGTGTAAATGGTCAGTGATCCTAAGGTGGTTTTGGGTGTGTTTTTCAGACTCTTCATGATGTGTGAGATGGCTTTCAAAGTGTGGTAGATTGCATCATGCACCAATTAACTCTGTTTACAAAAGCACAGAATGGACATGCTTGAAGTTAATTGGCAATTTGAGCATGGGCATGTACATATACCCAAACTGGCTTATAAGTAGCTTGGTTACTGCCTTCAGGGCCCTAGCTAGACCTGCCTTTGTCCTTGCCAAATTGGTATTCCAGAACAGGGTGGATGGTGGTCCAGTGCTAGCTCTGAGCAGGAAGGTGGCAGTACTCCATTTCAGGCTGTGCTGAACGACTTTTAATGTGCCACTCCTTAGATAACAGGGCAAGAGGATATCTCTTGGCACCTCACTGAAAGCAGTGCAAACTAACCATACAATTGGTACTTTCATGTTGCTCTGCGGTTTTGTTCACCTGTTTCTGCTGTCAGAACCCCTGTATGTGTAGTTCTTGTAGTGCCCTCTTCTTGAAACAGCCATTTCTGCTTGCCTGTGCCTGACACTGCATGCATCTGTGTTCATATTCCTCTGCCAATGTCTGCCCCTCCAGAGGGAGTAGGCTGAAGATTCTTACTGCTTTAATTTGCATGCTATTTTTGTGAGTGTTTGCCAGCAAGACTTAACATCTTAGTGCCAGCATTCTGCCTTACTTCCAAGAATAGAAAACCCTCCAGGAGGTAAGTGCACATTTAAATCTTGAGCAGTATTGTCATATAACATGTTGTCATATAACATGTTGTCCTGTCTTCATTTGCTTTGCTGTTTTGGTCCTGGATTTGAAGtacaataaaattatttgacaCCTTAACATCTAAATGATACCGATTGAAATCTCTTCATGGGATGATCAGCTCTAGGAATATTTGAATGCTTAAAAGCTAAGCACTTGCAAAAATGTTGAAGTATTATATCAACTGGTTTTGTTTGGCCTTCAGACTTCCTAATCCCAACTGTGAGACACAGAGGTTCTCAAACACCTTAGAAGGTAGCCACTGCCTGGTTAGAGGCCTGTTATGGTGCTACCTCTGTCCTTGCACAGGTTTCCCCTGCTCTTTTTCATGACTACCTTAAAGTCCTTTGGCAACTGTAGCAACTGCTTCTTTGGAAAGGTTTTAGTTGGAAAGTTTTTAATTTGTCTTTAGCTGTCTTTTAATGCAATTTAGCAGCTGGAAGCAAAGAGGAGAGCCAGCATCATGAGACCAGCCAGCTCTCCCCGGACCACCAGCAAGTGCTCCGTGGGCCACCAGTGGTCCACAGAATACAGTTTGAGAACCTCTGTTATGGTATGTTCTCCAAAAGAATTTGCCCCTAGTATTGGAGAGTGAACACGTAGAAATTCATACCAGTGGTGCTTTTAAAGCATTTATGACACATGAAACAGCAAAGCCatctgaggtttttttcttacatGCAGCTAAGAGAATAACTCTGAACTAATTTATTCCTGTCATATCTCTTCTTTGTCTGTATAAGAAAGTAGTCAGGAAATGTTTCTGCCTAAATTGTattgggaagcagagggaacCCTTTAATAACAGCTGCCCAAGGATGCTGTTTGATGCAGTGGTTGAACATGAAGTTGCCTGCCTGGCAGAGCCTTCCCTATGTAGACAGGCACTCATTGGTGAGGCGTAGCACAGGAGAGCTGGGTCTGGTGAACATTGCAGTTCTTCTGTGCTGCCATATGCTTTCCCTCACACGCAGTGAAGGAGCTAGCAAGCACTTGGTACAATCTGCTTTCAGGTCCTAAGGATCTTAACTAAGCACTGGAACCTactattttcccttttccttttttagagGCAAGCTCATGTGTTAAGAGATTAATTCTTGCTTGTAGCTGATTTAAGCCAGGACTTAGTCTTTAAGGAAACTAAGACTCAACTTGGAAGTTTATTATAAAACTCTTGACAGCTTCCTTTATTCTCCAGCAAATGGAAAGGAagtaaagaaaacaatttttgctTTACATTCTGAGACTCAAGACCATTTGTTATGCAAATCCTGCAGAACTCTGAGTGAGTAGGCTCACCCTTTGACTTGCTTTGTCATTGTCACAGAACTGACAATTGACCTGGCTTATATGATATGAAGTATTTTTGGAACAGTTTGTTCTGTGGAAGAGCATGATTTGTAGCTCTACAGTAATATTTGAACCTCAGTGTAATCCCAAGCACTGCCTGTAACACTGAGCAGACAGCTGGAGGTGCAGCAGGCATCATAGTGGAGATTCATGTTTTTGCTGGGAATCAGTAGTGTTATGCAGATGAGGCATCAGAAATGAGTATTTTGGAAGTGCCTTCAGAATGCTTGCTTTGGTCTTCCTTTTCTAGTCCAACACTTAATGTCTGGCTTTTTCATGTCATTAATGGTTGCATATAGATTAACTGTTGATTTATCATGCTATTCTAAATTAAACTTGCTGTTTTTTCCAACTAGGAGTGGGTAAAGCCTTAAAGAAGATAAACAGGCTGATAGTCTCAAAAAAGAATAAAGACATTGTAACAATTGCTAATGCAGTGTTTGCAAAGAATGGCTTTAAAATGGAAGTGCCTTTTGTTACAAGGAACAAAGAGGTGTTTCAGTGCAGTGTCAAGAGTGTGGACTTCGAGGACCCAAATGCAGCATGTGATTCCATCAACCAATGGGTGAAAAATGAAACAAGGGGTGAGTACTGGGGAGTGCCTTTGTCCAAGGCATGGTGGTGTCTGAGACCACCAATTTAGATGGAAATATTGGAGAAAGATACAGGGAGGTAGAGAAAGCTCTGTTCTGCAGCTCAGAACTGTCTTTTGGCTGGCATTAGTGTGATGCTTTAGAACTGATGGGTTAGGAACCAGCAATCTTGTTGCCCCAGCAGATGTGCCTGTGTGGTAGCCTGGAGggatgtgtttggggtgtgtgtccatcccatccatccatggGATCAGATCAGCTTTTATTCTTCTTTGCATTCATGTGAGAAATCCAAGTACAATTATCTTGGGTCCATGCTTTCTCTCAAACGTAGAGGCTTTCAGGCAACTCAGATGTTTTACTCAGTAAATCAGACTCACAGGAAGCTGAAGGGCAGTTCAGCTTTTGCTCTGACTGCTCTAAACTGTCCTAAGACATGACCCTGTTCTTAGAACTCACATTTGGTGGCTGCCTTGGCAGAACTCCTCATGCTTCAAGCCTCTTGAACCAGTTGTAAAGCTTACATACACTAAAGCCAGAGATCACGTTTTGCAGTGTGTTCCCAGTCCAGGGCAATTATGTTTTTGGTACCTTCTGGAGCTAAAACAAGCCTCTCCTGGATGTGAGGAGTGTGTTAACGATGTTGAATGTGGTATTTGTCAAATGAGGCTGTTAAATTCTTTCTCGACCACATCACCAGTTTTGCATAGCAATGTTGCAAGCAGTGTGTGAATGGGGAGGTGTTTCAGCTGAAACTATTCCATGTAGTTAGATCTGCTTGCTGCTGGAAAGGGTAGAGCCTTGTTAGCTGTTAAAACATCAGGCTGTCAGTTAGCAAGATATGTTTATTCCAGAAGTTTACTTTTTGACAAAGAATACCATTGactgaatttaaaatatattgttgCATGAGGAGCTGGCACACTCTCGGGTCAAGGGCTTTAAAGTAATGTGTGTCAGGTTCTTTAAAAACAGTTGGCCAGTGTTACAACAGCAAATACTCAagaattcctttatttcttctaGGTATGATTGATCAGGTTGTAGCTCCAGATGATATTGAAGGCACTTTGACCAGACTGGTGTTAGTGAATGCTGTGTATTTCAAGGGCTTATGGAAATCACGATTTCGACCTGAAAATACCAAGAAACGCCCATTTTATGGAGCTGATGGGAAGACCTACCAAGTTCCTatgctgtcccagctgtccaTCTTTCGCTGTGGTAAGCTCAGACTCCCACTACCACCAACAAAGGGTGTAGAGTTTGCTCTTTCCAGGAGCTTGCTGTGTATGTGGTGTTTAATGGTGTTGCTTCTTGTAGCTGATATAGGTGGGTAGTGTTATAGGAGTGTCTTCTGCTGCTGAGGCATGGACAAGGTACTTAACAGTTGCCTTAAGGTTGGATGCTCTATCAAATACTGCCTTATCCTTTGCCTTCAAAAGGGAAAGTCTGAAGTATCCAAATTGCAAAATTTGCATGTTGGTTAAGCTTCGctgtaagaaagaaaagtaCATGTTTATAAGGGTTGAGAATAAAGGAAAGCAGAATGGCAGAATGGTAGAGGTTTACCTGGTGGTGAGCTGTGTATGAGGGAAAGATTGGAGTTTCCGTTTGTATTTTACTGCAGATAGAGAAATGGCACTGCCACAGTCTCCAGTCCTATGGGAGCCAGAGGAGCTGGGTTAGAATGTTGGCTGTATCTCCCGAGGTGTGAAACTGCTCTTCAGATTGAGTCACAAGTGAAAAGAAGTTGAGCAGGTTCTGCCAGACTTCCATCAGAGAGTCTCAGAGCTGACACCAGCAGCTTGATGTGACTGACAATGTACTTCAGAGCTCCAGTTTGCAGCCTTATGGGGATTTTAGTGGTCAAAGTAAGATGGATGCTCTGATTAAAAACTTGTGTTGCATCCTTCTAAGAAGTGCTGCCTGGAACTTACTTCCATGTGTGCTAAATGCACTCTGAGAAGTAGGCCTGAGAATACAGTTTGCTACAAATCTAAAAGCAAGATACTGTGCTTTTAAATGCCTACTTGTACTGTCAGTAGTGCTCAACCAATATTAGTAGACTTTATGTTAAGTAAACAGCTGTGACTCTGTCCCAATCCTGTATATTAGAGCAGACGTGTTGTAATACTTTAACTGCTGAAAATGTGACTATATACTGCAGTATATACTAATTTTGGAGTTTCAAATGAGTTCATAACTTAAGGTGGGGTTTAGCAAGACTATTACCTTGAAGGCTTTTGACCTCTGATGCTGGTTATAGTATCCATTATGTTGGCCTGTATTTAATGTAGAGAAACTAttaaggctaaaaaggaacaaaagaaaTATTGCTGAGTTACTAATTTCCTGAGGACTCAAATGAGGCATTTTATCTCTGGATATCCTAACACAGGGCTTCTATTTTATCCATGCTTGGAATGGGATctttaaaagttaaaatatcTTGAGTATCTTCAGTCCCATCAACTGACTGAAGCTGAGCTCCCCTCCTGTTCAGTTTGCCTCAGTAATGATAGCAGCACATGGCAAATCAGGAGAGCAGCACTTACCTGTTGGACAGTTTGCCTTGTGTGTCTGTCCTGGAGCTGACTTCTGCAACCAGTGTTAGATGTGTAGGATCCAGCCTGAGAACCACTGCCATAATAAAAGGAATAGTGAAACTGCCAGTTTTGACATGATTCTTGCAAAACAGAGGTGCAATACTGCCAGTTTTGTAGCAATATGAGTTTAGAGCAGCTTTCATGGTGCTGGCAACAAGATTAAATTTGTAATGAAGCTGTTGATTTTCAGCTTGGACTGTCAAGTACAGATTTAGATGAGGAAGGGGGAAAGACAATAAGATCTTGTTACTATCCTAAAACCTTGCCTGAAATACTGTCTGTAGTCAAACTGACAAATTTTAACTTGAAACTGCTATAAAAAGCATTTGCTTCCCAGCCACATGCCAGAAATCCCACAGTAAGCAAAGGGAGcttggaggaggagggggctgcTCAAAGACAGTCTTGCTGTAACTTGGATGTGTTATCTCCCTCCATCTCATCTAATTGGCCTCTCACACTGCCTCAAAGTGGCTGCTTTCCACTATCTTGAGAGACTTCAGATTGCTTCCTAATCAGATCCTTATTAAGCAAGAAAATTAAGCAAATGCAACAGACTACTTCAGACAGGAACTAGGAGGTCTTGCAATAACTCTTGGAGCAAGAAGCTTGTCTGCAAAATCTCTTCAGTTTGGAAAGATAGTCTGCTGCTAttccttgctttgtttttctcagtTCACAGCTAGTTCTGGTACAGCTGAGATCTGGAGCAGAAATCCAGATAATTCACAGACCTGGTCACTTCTAGCATAGCTGGcttgctgctctgggctggtctGGGAAACAGTATGTATGCTAAATGGGTATCTACTCCGTGGTGTCATCCTGTGTTTTCTGTCATACTAGTATCCATACAGAGCCCATGCCTTTTGAAGGTCCATCAGGATCTGTGGGACTTTTAGAGTTGGTTTTGAGATGTGGGCAAAGCTTTCCTGACAGGCTCTTCTAGCAGTAGGTTTGCTAAGGTAGAGATTTAAGGCTATAATGGCTATGGCTCActagtttgtttgggtttgcttgTTTCTATTATTTTAGGCACTACAAGTACCCCAAATGAGCTGTGGTACAACATCATTGAGCTGCCATACCACGGGGAAATGATCAGCATGTTGATTGCACTGCCCACCGAAAGCACAACGCCGCTCTCTGCTATCATCCCCCACATCAGCACAAAAACAATAGGAAGCTGGATGACAACCATGGTAGCAAAAAGAGTGCAGGTTATTTTACCAAAGTAAGTACTTATACAATCCATTCCTTCTTCAGGGAGTGTTTGGGGGGTTATTTATATGTATCTCATCTGATACAGGAGGAGGAGTACTTCAGGTGACTTTGCTGCATAATACTACTgatacattctttttttttgttccaacCAGATTTACAGCAGAAGCAGAAACAGACTTAAAGGAACCTCTGCAAGCACTTGGTATTACAGATATGTTTGACCAGTCAAAGGCAAACTTTGCAAAAATAACAagtaaggtttttttttttgttttaattcacGGTGGTCCTTCATAGTTCCTAGCTCTGAATAAAGTGCTGCTTTACCAGAGCAGTTGTCTGCTTTCTCTTGGCTAAATGTTGCCATGACATTGGAGCTGGTTTTATGTTGTAGCCAGCCAGGCATGACTGCTTGCTTCTGTTCAACATTGCAGtggcttttttcctccctcatctTACATTACAGCAGTAAATCATGCTGGTCAGCTTTTTAAGATTTGATATTGCAACTGAGGGTCTCAAGCATTGTCTGAAATCTTTGGCAGGACTTAAACAATACCATATCTTAGTCTGTAGCAAATACTGCAACTGCAGTGTGTAACCTTGTATGTGTTTAGTGACTTGAGCTGTAAGAAAGCATGTATGAAAAACATTCGCAATTTAAGGAACTGAACCAACTCAGAGCTGTAAATATTAGTGTCTGAAAATGGCGTGTAAATACTTTTGAACTCATGGCTGTAAAATATCTTatttctcttctctgcttttattAAAATCCTGATTAGCTTCTATAGAACTGTCTAACAAAAAAGCTTGTGCTGGCttaatttgaaaacaaacacCTGTGTTTTATTGAAAGCAAGGTATGTTGCTAAGTGCTTTTTCCCCCTGACATTGAGACACATGGGAGTGTAACTTAAATTCAGATAGCAAAAGATGTTCacgttttttaaaattaaaactaaaaatgCATGTGGGCACTTCTAACTTAAACTAAGCAAACTTAGGACATGGGGAGGAACAAGGAGTAAGACAGTAATTACAAAAATGGAGAATAATCTCACTTAGTGACTGTATTCAAAGGTATTGTTCTGCACTGCAGCTTTGGGATTCCAGCAGGATTGTAGCAGCTTTTAGTATTCTGAGCCATGCTTAGCTACACAGTACTTCAGGACTCTCTCAGTGAGTTTTACTGAAGGTGCTGTTCTCCTTGGGTCTTTCAGGAACAGAAGGTCTTCATGTATCCAACGTTCTGCAAAAGACAAAAATTGAAGTCAGTGAAGATGGAACCAAAGCTTCTGCAGCAACAAGTAAGCAGTTGTACTGATAACTGTCAGACTTGGGAAAACTCCATTAGAAGGCTTTGGCACTAGGCAAAGATAGCCCACTTGGAGATCACTGCAGCAGTATGCAGTGATCTCAGACTCAGATCGGTTGATGGGTTTTATGTGATTTCTCAGTCAAATCTCAAATTGCCAGTGTTGATCACTGTAAGAAATATTGACAGGCTTACCTAGAGAAGTGTCTTCCCATAGCTTAGGCTTTATATCAGACCACTGATGGCACATTCTGACTATCCAAGTTACAAAAAGAAGTAAGCTACTACAGCCTTTGGGTGACAACCTAAGACTTTCAGTTCTCTGTGGGTCTTATGTCTTTTAAATGCTTCCTGTAAGAATATCATGTGACCTGTGTGGCTTTAAATGTCCAAGTTAGTAGGTTTTAGGCATTTGTCTACACCTGTTCAAGCCTAtagatatatatacatacacattaTATATATCTACAAGGAAACTTTACTTTGGTATAGTATAAACTGCATTATGGTGCTTGATTTGTCTCACTCcagacttttttttgtttttttgcaaGCTGCAATTTTAATAGCCAGGTCGTCCCCTCCTTGGTTCATAGTAGACAGACCATTTGTATTTTTCATCCGGCACAATCCTACAGGTAAGCAGCATCTGTAAATACTTTTTGGCTTAGAAGTTGAGTATCAGCTATGTTATAGTGACAAAAGAATCTGGAGCTACTGAATAACTATTATAAAAATGCACTTGCaggagtttggtttttttttttcccttaattttatattattttattggGAATACAACttggagcagggaaaaaaatacttttttggtTGTCAAGGTAACAGAAACAAGCATGGCAGGTTTGTGGGTATAAAAGAAGAGTCTTTAATAGTCATAGTTCCCCTGAGTGCAGAGGAAACAGCTCTTTACTGGTAGTGAACTGCTGAACAGGACGCAGCTTTCCGGACAGTCAGTGAGGGCCAAGGCAGAATAGGGGGTTGGGGGTCCAgggtgctgctccagcctgccctgaaCATAAGTGAGTGTTCCAATATAATGCTCACAGCTTCTTTGCAGTGTGGGCTGCCTCTCTCAGAGCAGAATTGCCCTCCTTGCAGTGACCTGCAGGATCAATATGTCATTTAGTGAGGAacaaggtgctgctgccagcactgggggaagagcaggctgctggcagcaggcccCATCCCCAGGCTCCACAGAGCATCAACAGGGCTGTGTGTCTCTGGAAATAGGAGCTGGCCACCTATCCAAACATGCACTTCCCTGGGCTCACAGACCTCAGGGAGGCTGGACAAGACTGGCAAGGTGGcttggctgtgctctgtggacTTAATGCTTTCATGGAAAAGTTTAACTCTATTTACAGATGATGGAAACCCTTGTTTTTGTTTCATCCCTCAGGTACAATCTTGTTTATGGGACAAATAAACAAACCTTGAATGTGGAAAAGACTTTCTTCAAGAAGTAAACAGGCACACCCCTGTTCTGTTAAATATTTTGTACACTACTCTTTGACTTCAAGAACTAGTTTTAACCACTGACTAGGTTTTGAAACAGGAGTCGACATAGTTCTGGCTTTGTGGGGAAAATACAGATTGAAAACT
This region includes:
- the SERPINE2 gene encoding glia-derived nexin isoform X1, which translates into the protein MNWHFSLLFVLGTLMSVCSQFSFYPLEELSSDVGIQVFNQIVKAKPQDNVVVSPHGIASVLGVLQLGADGKTKKQLTTMMRYSVNAAGSKEESQHHETSQLSPDHQQVLRGPPVVHRIQFENLCYGVGKALKKINRLIVSKKNKDIVTIANAVFAKNGFKMEVPFVTRNKEVFQCSVKSVDFEDPNAACDSINQWVKNETRGMIDQVVAPDDIEGTLTRLVLVNAVYFKGLWKSRFRPENTKKRPFYGADGKTYQVPMLSQLSIFRCGTTSTPNELWYNIIELPYHGEMISMLIALPTESTTPLSAIIPHISTKTIGSWMTTMVAKRVQVILPKFTAEAETDLKEPLQALGITDMFDQSKANFAKITRTEGLHVSNVLQKTKIEVSEDGTKASAATTAILIARSSPPWFIVDRPFVFFIRHNPTGTILFMGQINKP
- the SERPINE2 gene encoding glia-derived nexin isoform X2, whose product is MNWHFSLLFVLGTLMSVCSQFSFYPLEELSSDVGIQVFNQIVKAKPQDNVVVSPHGIASVLGVLQLGADGKTKKQLTTMMRYSVNAGSKEESQHHETSQLSPDHQQVLRGPPVVHRIQFENLCYGVGKALKKINRLIVSKKNKDIVTIANAVFAKNGFKMEVPFVTRNKEVFQCSVKSVDFEDPNAACDSINQWVKNETRGMIDQVVAPDDIEGTLTRLVLVNAVYFKGLWKSRFRPENTKKRPFYGADGKTYQVPMLSQLSIFRCGTTSTPNELWYNIIELPYHGEMISMLIALPTESTTPLSAIIPHISTKTIGSWMTTMVAKRVQVILPKFTAEAETDLKEPLQALGITDMFDQSKANFAKITRTEGLHVSNVLQKTKIEVSEDGTKASAATTAILIARSSPPWFIVDRPFVFFIRHNPTGTILFMGQINKP
- the SERPINE2 gene encoding glia-derived nexin isoform X3, giving the protein MNWHFSLLFVLGTLMSVCSQFSFYPLEELSSDVGIQVFNQIVKAKPQDNVVVSPHGIASVLGVLQLGADGKTKKQLTTMMRYSVNGVGKALKKINRLIVSKKNKDIVTIANAVFAKNGFKMEVPFVTRNKEVFQCSVKSVDFEDPNAACDSINQWVKNETRGMIDQVVAPDDIEGTLTRLVLVNAVYFKGLWKSRFRPENTKKRPFYGADGKTYQVPMLSQLSIFRCGTTSTPNELWYNIIELPYHGEMISMLIALPTESTTPLSAIIPHISTKTIGSWMTTMVAKRVQVILPKFTAEAETDLKEPLQALGITDMFDQSKANFAKITRTEGLHVSNVLQKTKIEVSEDGTKASAATTAILIARSSPPWFIVDRPFVFFIRHNPTGTILFMGQINKP